A window from Candidatus Latescibacterota bacterium encodes these proteins:
- a CDS encoding aldo/keto reductase, with protein sequence MEYRQLGRSGLHVSALSLGSWVTFGTQLREKEARACMEAARDAGVNFFDNAEAYAGGESERIMGKVLKDVGWKRSDLVISTKIFWGGRGPNDRGLSRKHVIEGMHAALGRLQLDYVDLVFCHRPDPRTPMEETVRAMSWVVDQGWAFYWGTSEWSAEEIRHAHAVAAREHLIPPTMEQPQYHMFHRDRVEREYAPLYADPGLGTTIWSPLAGGLLTGKYDDGVPEGSRPTLEQYAWLRDDFDGPLGAERLPKVRALKAVAEELGCSRAQLALAWCLRNPRVSSVITGASRAAQVEENMKAMELLDALTPAVMERIEGILDNRPAPAPPYI encoded by the coding sequence ATGGAGTACCGTCAGCTCGGCCGCAGCGGCCTGCACGTTTCCGCCCTCAGCCTCGGCTCCTGGGTCACCTTCGGCACGCAGCTTCGCGAGAAGGAGGCGCGCGCCTGCATGGAGGCCGCCCGCGACGCGGGGGTGAACTTCTTCGACAACGCGGAGGCCTACGCCGGCGGCGAGTCCGAGCGCATCATGGGCAAGGTGCTCAAGGACGTGGGCTGGAAGCGCTCCGACCTGGTGATCTCCACCAAGATCTTTTGGGGCGGTCGCGGCCCCAACGACCGCGGCCTCAGCCGCAAGCACGTCATCGAGGGCATGCACGCCGCGCTGGGAAGGCTGCAGCTCGACTACGTCGACCTGGTCTTCTGTCATCGTCCCGACCCGCGCACGCCCATGGAGGAGACCGTCCGCGCCATGAGCTGGGTCGTCGACCAGGGCTGGGCCTTCTACTGGGGCACCAGCGAATGGAGCGCCGAGGAGATCCGCCACGCCCACGCGGTGGCGGCGCGGGAGCATCTGATCCCCCCCACCATGGAGCAGCCGCAGTACCACATGTTCCATCGCGATCGGGTGGAGCGGGAGTACGCGCCGCTCTATGCCGACCCGGGACTCGGCACGACGATCTGGAGCCCGCTGGCCGGCGGCCTGCTCACGGGCAAGTACGACGACGGCGTGCCCGAGGGCAGTCGCCCCACGCTCGAGCAGTACGCCTGGCTGCGCGACGATTTCGACGGCCCGCTCGGCGCCGAGCGTTTGCCCAAGGTGCGCGCGCTCAAGGCCGTGGCCGAGGAACTCGGCTGCAGCCGTGCGCAGCTGGCCCTGGCCTGGTGTCTCAGGAACCCTCGCGTGAGCTCGGTCATCACCGGGGCCAGCCGGGCGGCGCAGGTCGAGGAGAACATGAAGGCCATGGAGCTGCTGGACGCGCTGACGCCCGCCGTGATGGAGCGGATCGAGGGGATCCTCGACAACCGGCCCGCGCCGGCCCCGCCGTACATCTGA
- a CDS encoding cysteine synthase family protein: MPPSMTPATGILALIGNTPMLELTRLDTGPCRLFLKLELANPGGSIKDRIGVSMIAAAEADGSLRPGMRIVEASAGNTGLALALVGAAKGYACTIVMPDKMSREKMDHLRALGAEVVVTRSDVTKGHPEYYADLAQRLAAERGDCWYVNQFANPANPLAHERTTGPEILAQMEGRVDAIVLGVGSGGTVTGLSRHFAAASPATEFVLADPEGSVLAAAVEGRAAPEPGSWRVEGIGEDFLPPILDLGRTRRAYTIGDAESFRTARALLREEGVLAGSSTGCLLAAALRYCRAQTAPKRVVTLACDTGNKYLSKFYDDTWLAAQGLPCD, from the coding sequence ATGCCCCCGAGCATGACGCCGGCCACCGGCATCCTCGCCCTCATCGGCAACACGCCGATGCTCGAGCTCACCCGCCTGGACACGGGCCCCTGCCGGCTCTTCCTCAAGTTGGAGCTGGCCAACCCGGGCGGTTCGATCAAGGACCGCATCGGCGTGTCCATGATCGCCGCCGCCGAGGCCGACGGCTCCCTGCGCCCCGGCATGCGCATCGTCGAGGCCAGCGCGGGCAACACCGGTCTCGCCCTGGCGCTGGTGGGGGCGGCCAAGGGCTACGCCTGCACCATCGTCATGCCCGACAAGATGAGCCGCGAGAAGATGGACCACCTCCGCGCCCTCGGCGCCGAGGTCGTGGTGACGCGCAGCGACGTCACCAAAGGCCACCCCGAGTACTACGCGGATCTCGCCCAGCGCCTGGCCGCCGAGCGCGGGGACTGCTGGTACGTCAACCAGTTCGCGAACCCGGCGAATCCGCTGGCCCACGAGCGGACGACCGGTCCGGAGATCCTCGCGCAGATGGAGGGGCGGGTGGACGCCATCGTGCTCGGCGTGGGTTCCGGCGGCACGGTGACGGGCCTCAGCCGGCACTTCGCCGCCGCTTCGCCCGCGACGGAGTTCGTGCTGGCCGACCCGGAGGGCTCGGTGCTGGCCGCGGCGGTGGAGGGCCGCGCGGCGCCCGAGCCGGGGAGCTGGCGGGTGGAGGGCATCGGCGAGGACTTCCTGCCGCCGATCCTCGATCTCGGGCGCACGCGGCGGGCCTACACCATCGGCGACGCGGAGAGCTTCCGCACGGCGCGCGCGCTGCTGCGCGAGGAGGGCGTGCTGGCGGGATCGTCCACGGGCTGTCTGCTGGCTGCGGCGCTGCGCTACTGCCGCGCGCAGACCGCGCCGAAGCGCGTGGTCACGCTGGCCTGCGACACCGGGAACAAGTACCTGTCCAAGTTCTACGACGACACCTGGCTGGCCGCCCAGGGCCTGCCCTGCGACTGA
- a CDS encoding cystathionine gamma-synthase, which translates to MATRKSTHVETLAVHGGQRPDPLTGAVSVPIYQTSTYAQRAPGEHLGFEYSRTDNPTRSALQASLAALEGGERALVFASGMAAADAVLHLFAAGDHVLCCDDLYGGSYRLFDKVYRRQGLRFDFVDLTDPARLDAALTPATKLLWLETPTNPMLKVLDVAALAARCRERGVLCLVDNTFLSPALQNPLALGADIVLHSTTKYVNGHADAVGGALVTADPALGQRLAFIQNAVGAVPGPQDCYLVLRGIKTLALRMRQHEANAAAVAAHLDGHPQVERLYWPGLASHPGHAVAARQAKGFGGVISFVLAGGLPAAKRFLGALGLFTLAESLGGVESLVEHPAIMTHASVEREIRERLGIVDGLIRLSVGIEHPDDLLADLDAGFAAAR; encoded by the coding sequence ATGGCCACGCGCAAGAGCACGCACGTCGAGACGCTCGCCGTCCACGGCGGTCAGCGCCCCGATCCCCTCACCGGCGCGGTGAGCGTGCCCATCTACCAGACGTCCACCTACGCCCAGCGCGCGCCCGGCGAGCACTTGGGCTTCGAGTACTCGCGCACGGACAACCCCACGCGCAGCGCGCTGCAGGCGAGCCTCGCGGCGCTGGAGGGCGGCGAGCGGGCGCTGGTCTTCGCCTCGGGCATGGCCGCCGCCGACGCGGTGCTGCACCTCTTCGCCGCCGGCGATCACGTGCTCTGCTGCGACGATCTCTACGGCGGCAGCTACCGCCTCTTCGACAAGGTCTATCGCCGGCAGGGCCTGCGCTTCGACTTCGTCGACCTCACCGATCCCGCGCGCCTCGACGCGGCGCTCACGCCCGCGACGAAGCTGCTCTGGCTCGAGACGCCCACCAATCCCATGCTCAAGGTGCTGGACGTGGCCGCGCTCGCCGCGCGCTGCCGCGAGCGCGGCGTGCTCTGCCTCGTGGACAACACCTTCCTCTCCCCGGCGCTGCAGAATCCGCTGGCGCTGGGCGCGGACATCGTGCTCCACAGCACGACGAAGTACGTCAACGGCCACGCCGACGCGGTGGGGGGCGCGCTGGTCACGGCGGACCCCGCGCTGGGTCAGCGGCTCGCCTTCATCCAGAACGCCGTGGGCGCCGTGCCCGGTCCGCAGGACTGCTACCTGGTCCTGCGCGGCATCAAGACGCTCGCGCTGCGCATGCGCCAGCACGAGGCGAACGCGGCCGCCGTGGCCGCGCACCTGGACGGCCACCCGCAGGTGGAGCGGCTCTACTGGCCGGGGCTCGCGTCACATCCCGGGCATGCGGTCGCGGCCCGGCAGGCGAAGGGCTTCGGCGGGGTGATCTCCTTCGTGCTCGCCGGCGGGCTGCCGGCGGCGAAGCGCTTCCTCGGCGCGCTGGGGCTCTTCACGCTCGCAGAGAGCCTCGGCGGCGTGGAGAGCCTGGTGGAACATCCCGCGATCATGACCCACGCCAGCGTGGAGCGCGAGATCCGTGAGCGGCTGGGCATCGTCGACGGGCTGATCCGCCTGTCGGTGGGCATCGAGCATCCCGACGATCTGCTCGCCGACCTGGACGCGGGTTTCGCGGCCGCGCGCTGA